A single genomic interval of Syngnathoides biaculeatus isolate LvHL_M chromosome 1, ASM1980259v1, whole genome shotgun sequence harbors:
- the LOC133500303 gene encoding major histocompatibility complex class I-related gene protein-like: MATRNFLVLFVAALEVRSVTPALHSLKYFRTASSQIANTPDFFEFGYVDDVPISHYDSNSRKTKAKQDWMNKITAEEPPYWERQTQISINNELVNKVDIEKVKERFNQTGGVHMVQTMYGCEWDDETDEVDGFYHDSYDGEAFISFELKEMRWIAAHPQAFVTKLKWDSNQLWNLKLKHYFTEDCPSYLKKHVTNGRDFLMRTELPTVSLLQKTPSSPVTCHATGFYASAAAMFWTKDGNELYEDAETSEILRNHDGTFQMTADLKAEVADGDEGRYDCVFQLSGVKDDIVTKLERKNIRSNRRIQEEEEKKLMLTIAGAVLAVVFLALVAVGIAVGVKRYGSGKGEYSQASVSSGSDPAAE, translated from the exons ATGGCGACGCGGAACTTTTTGGTCCTGTTTGTTGCGGCTCTGGAAGTCCGCAGCGTGACGCCCG cacTTCACTCGCTCAAGTATTTTCGGACCGCCAGCTCTCAAATTGCAAACACGCCAGACTTCTTTGAGTTCGGTTATGTCGACGACGTTCCGATTTCGCACTACGACAGCAATAGCAGGAAAACAAAAGCCAAGCAGGACTGGATGAACAAAATCACCGCCGAAGAGCCTCCATACTGGGAGAGACAGACGCAGATCAGCATTAATAATGAGCTGGTCAACAAAGTCGACATCGAAAAAGTCAAAGAGCGCTTCAACCAAACTGGAG GTGTTCACATGGTCCAGACGATGTACGGCTGCGAGTGGGACGACGAGACTGACGAGGTTGACGGTTTCTACCACGACAGTTACGACGGAGAAGCCTTCATCTCGTTTGAGCTGAAGGAAATGAGATGGATCGCAGCTCATCCACAAGCGTTCGTCACCAAGCTCAAGTGGGACAGTAACCAACTTTGGAATCTAAAACTGAAGCACTACTTCACTGAGGATTGTCCTTCTTACTTGAAGAAGCATGTGACCAATGGGAGGGacttcctgatgagaacag AGCTCCCCACGGTGTCTCTCCTCCAGAAGACGCCGTCCTCTCCGGTCACCTGCCACGCGACGGGTTTCTACGCCAGCGCGGCCGCCATGTTTTGGACGAAGGACGGGAATGAGCTTTACGAGGACGCGGAGACGAGCGAGATCCTCCGCAACCACGACGGAACCTTCCAGATGACGGCCGACCTGAAAGCGGAGGTGGCCGACGGGGACGAGGGCCGCTACGACTGCGTGTTCCAGCTGTCCGGCGTGAAGGACGACATCGTCACCAAGCTGGAGAGAAAAAACATCCGCAGCAACAGGCGCATCCAAG aagaagaagaaaagaagttgATGCTGACCATCGCTGGCGCCGTCCTGGCGGTCGTCTTTCTGGCGCTGGTCGCGGTCGGGATCGCGGTCGGTGTCAAGCGCTACGGAAGCGGGAAAG GAGAATATTCCCAAGCTT CCGTTTCCTCCGGTTCCGATCCCGCCGCCGAGTGA